A DNA window from Mucilaginibacter xinganensis contains the following coding sequences:
- a CDS encoding glycosyltransferase family 2 protein, with translation MSYTPKVAVVILNWNGIKYLRQFLPSVLSSTYPNLDIIVGDNASTDGSVDFIKSEYPGIKIIQNDDNYGFTGGYNRVLEQVEADYYILLNSDVEVSPGWIAPVINLMESDPLIAAAAPKILAYNQKDHFEHAGAAGGYIDSYGYPFCQGRMFYEIEEDKGQYQQSKEVFWATGAALFIKKDRWHEAGGFDDRFFAHMEEIDLCWRLKNMGYKVMYCAESAVFHLGGGTLNVENPFKTYLNFRNNLLLLQNNLPFWRAVFVIGVRIWMDLLALLRFLSEGKRKDAWAVSRAHQNFVFGLFKGKKSKAKNKANCQLPTANCAKGMYKGSLVWAFFVKKRKHFTDLDQDRFY, from the coding sequence ATGAGTTATACACCAAAAGTTGCCGTAGTTATATTAAATTGGAACGGCATTAAATACCTTCGCCAGTTTCTTCCTTCTGTATTATCTTCTACATATCCTAATCTCGATATTATTGTTGGCGACAATGCGTCAACGGATGGCTCTGTTGATTTTATAAAAAGCGAATATCCCGGCATAAAGATTATCCAGAATGACGATAATTATGGTTTTACCGGGGGGTATAACCGGGTTTTAGAACAGGTAGAGGCTGATTATTATATCCTGCTTAATTCAGATGTCGAAGTGTCGCCCGGGTGGATAGCACCTGTTATAAACCTTATGGAGAGCGATCCGCTTATTGCTGCCGCCGCTCCCAAGATCCTCGCCTATAATCAAAAAGATCATTTTGAACACGCGGGTGCTGCCGGGGGCTATATCGATAGCTATGGGTATCCTTTTTGCCAGGGCCGGATGTTTTATGAGATTGAGGAGGATAAAGGGCAATATCAGCAATCGAAGGAAGTTTTTTGGGCTACCGGTGCCGCCTTGTTTATAAAAAAAGATCGGTGGCATGAAGCGGGTGGCTTCGATGATCGTTTTTTTGCTCACATGGAGGAAATAGACTTGTGCTGGCGGTTAAAAAACATGGGATACAAGGTAATGTATTGTGCCGAGTCAGCAGTGTTCCATTTAGGCGGCGGTACACTGAATGTTGAAAACCCCTTTAAAACGTATCTTAATTTTAGGAATAATTTACTGCTGCTGCAAAATAATCTTCCATTTTGGCGGGCTGTTTTTGTAATAGGTGTTCGCATTTGGATGGACCTGCTTGCATTACTTCGATTTTTAAGCGAGGGTAAGCGTAAAGATGCCTGGGCGGTTAGCCGCGCACATCAGAATTTTGTTTTCGGTCTTTTTAAAGGAAAAAAATCAAAAGCAAAAAATAAGGCCAACTGCCAACTACCAACAGCCAATTGCGCTAAGGGGATGTACAAAGGCAGCCTCGTATGGGCTTTCTTTGTAAAAAAGAGAAAACACTTTACTGATCTTGACCAGGATCGTTTTTATTAA
- a CDS encoding lysophospholipid acyltransferase family protein gives MIKKGLSRLGTFFLYLLSLLPFWFLYLIADLLFVILYYITGYRRKVVQENLRNSFPEKTAEERKLIERKYFKYMADLMMETIKSVSMSEKQVRKRMIPTNPELVDHYFKNGKSILAAAGHYCNWEMACLSFGFLTDKKRLIVYKPQSNEVFTDFFNRIRSRFGATMISMKQTLRKMIEYKNELTFTVLASDQTPVKHEINYFTTFLNQPTAVFLGIEKLTKVVDCVVIFYRIDLVKRGYYTYTFVPLVEEPKLTKPYEITEVHVKYLESLIREKPEYWLWSHRRWKVKPEDIQK, from the coding sequence ATGATAAAAAAAGGGCTTTCAAGATTAGGGACATTCTTTTTGTACCTGCTTTCGTTACTTCCTTTTTGGTTTCTGTACCTTATTGCCGATCTCCTTTTTGTAATTCTTTATTATATAACAGGTTATCGCCGAAAGGTTGTACAGGAAAATCTGCGTAATTCATTCCCTGAAAAAACAGCGGAGGAGCGTAAATTAATAGAGAGAAAATACTTCAAGTACATGGCCGACCTGATGATGGAAACCATTAAATCGGTTAGTATGTCTGAAAAACAGGTGCGGAAAAGGATGATTCCGACGAACCCGGAATTGGTTGATCATTATTTCAAAAATGGGAAAAGCATTTTGGCTGCCGCCGGGCATTATTGCAACTGGGAGATGGCCTGTTTAAGTTTTGGCTTTTTGACCGATAAAAAGCGGCTGATCGTGTACAAGCCACAGTCGAACGAAGTATTTACAGATTTTTTTAACCGTATCCGTTCACGTTTTGGCGCAACTATGATTTCTATGAAGCAAACGCTTCGTAAAATGATAGAATACAAAAATGAACTTACCTTTACCGTACTGGCGTCAGACCAAACACCGGTAAAGCACGAAATAAATTACTTTACTACTTTTCTTAACCAGCCAACGGCAGTATTTTTAGGAATTGAAAAGTTAACAAAAGTGGTAGATTGCGTGGTGATATTTTACCGGATAGATTTAGTAAAAAGAGGGTACTATACCTATACCTTTGTACCTTTGGTAGAAGAGCCGAAGCTTACCAAACCATACGAGATCACTGAGGTTCATGTAAAATACCTTGAATCATTAATAAGAGAGAAACCCGAATACTGGCTTTGGTCGCACCGCAGATGGAAAGTTAAGCCCGAGGATATACAAAAATGA
- a CDS encoding WbqC family protein, which yields MIEKGAVLPMFYLPPVEYFLRLNSYKPDILIESQENFPKQTYRNRASVYTPDGALTLTVPVMKGSKNHTKIKDVKISYDFEWQRLHWLSLQACYRRSAYFEYYEDEFISFYEKKFDYLFDYNEQLLLFILKAMKIKLEVKYTESYETAYPGLADYRSSINPKRESEFQQKPYFQVFEERKGFLKNLSIVDLLFNQGPNSVNYL from the coding sequence ATGATTGAAAAAGGCGCTGTGTTACCTATGTTTTATCTTCCACCTGTAGAGTATTTTTTAAGGTTAAATAGTTATAAGCCTGATATACTGATAGAAAGCCAGGAAAACTTCCCTAAACAAACCTATAGAAACAGGGCCAGCGTGTACACACCGGATGGTGCGTTAACCCTAACAGTGCCCGTTATGAAAGGCTCAAAAAATCACACCAAAATAAAAGATGTTAAAATAAGCTATGATTTTGAATGGCAGCGTCTGCATTGGTTGAGCCTTCAGGCATGCTATCGCCGTTCGGCATACTTTGAATATTATGAAGACGAGTTTATTTCATTCTATGAAAAAAAATTCGATTATCTTTTTGATTACAATGAGCAGCTTTTGCTGTTTATACTAAAGGCTATGAAGATAAAGCTTGAAGTTAAATACACGGAAAGTTATGAAACAGCATACCCCGGCCTGGCAGATTACAGAAGTAGTATAAATCCGAAACGTGAATCTGAATTTCAGCAAAAGCCCTATTTCCAGGTATTTGAAGAAAGAAAAGGATTTTTAAAGAACCTCAGTATTGTTGACCTGCTGTTTAACCAGGGGCCCAATTCGGTCAATTATTTATGA
- a CDS encoding TolC family protein has protein sequence MLSFKRCLSILLFLFFAAASNAQQSTPITLKELLNLADKKAPELLTDSAAILIRQSQAAETRSNWLPNLRLNYQADIGTSNNTTGPYFGFGIIPSSSGGIHNTSVTTAVGDNLGIAALDWEIYNFGKYGAENKVANSDIKVEQNQFAQSKFQLQAFTISNYLQLLRLQDFLNIQYRNIQRNQQIRRSIESLAKSGVRAGVDTSIAEAELSKARLNYIELKNQFKQQQLQLSVVTGLPYQSIVPDTTVEATLINQPSAYLFNPDTSNHPLINFYRSVYQNNLQRETLVKKLYNPKISLEAAAWGRGSSVNTSGQYNDVSSGYGFQRGNYLVGLGISYNLFDLRRRQLKLRTQKASTNYALKKLEEEQQLLAVSASQADVEMQTSLERLKEIPNQLKAANDGYRQKLSLYKNGLTDIVDLDAALNILYRAETDFMQAKYNYANALFQKAITQNQVNTVLNFLK, from the coding sequence ATGTTAAGTTTTAAAAGATGCTTAAGCATTTTGCTGTTTCTTTTTTTTGCAGCAGCATCAAATGCCCAGCAATCAACCCCAATAACTTTAAAAGAATTATTAAACCTGGCAGATAAAAAAGCGCCCGAACTGCTTACAGATTCCGCAGCTATTCTTATCCGCCAATCTCAGGCGGCCGAAACCCGCAGTAACTGGCTCCCTAACTTAAGATTGAATTATCAGGCAGATATTGGCACCAGTAATAACACTACGGGCCCCTATTTCGGCTTTGGTATTATTCCATCAAGTTCAGGAGGAATCCACAATACCAGTGTAACAACAGCAGTAGGCGACAACCTCGGCATTGCTGCTCTTGACTGGGAGATCTATAATTTTGGTAAATATGGCGCCGAAAATAAAGTGGCCAACTCAGATATAAAAGTTGAACAAAACCAGTTTGCACAATCAAAGTTTCAGTTACAAGCCTTTACAATAAGTAATTATTTACAATTATTACGATTGCAGGATTTCTTAAATATCCAATACCGTAATATTCAGCGTAACCAGCAAATCAGGCGATCAATAGAGTCGCTTGCTAAAAGCGGTGTACGCGCCGGTGTTGACACCAGTATTGCAGAGGCCGAACTATCAAAAGCGCGTTTAAACTATATCGAATTAAAGAACCAGTTTAAACAGCAACAATTACAGTTGTCGGTGGTAACAGGCTTACCTTACCAGTCAATTGTACCCGATACTACTGTTGAGGCAACGCTCATCAATCAACCATCCGCATATTTATTTAACCCCGATACCTCGAATCATCCACTGATTAATTTTTACAGGTCTGTTTACCAAAACAACCTGCAAAGAGAGACCCTGGTTAAAAAGCTTTATAACCCGAAGATCTCACTGGAGGCGGCTGCCTGGGGTCGTGGCTCAAGTGTAAATACAAGTGGTCAGTACAACGATGTTTCAAGTGGTTATGGTTTTCAAAGAGGAAATTACCTGGTTGGCTTAGGCATATCCTATAATCTTTTTGATTTAAGAAGAAGGCAGCTAAAACTCCGTACGCAAAAAGCAAGTACCAATTATGCCTTAAAGAAACTTGAAGAGGAACAGCAACTTCTTGCTGTAAGTGCCAGCCAGGCCGATGTTGAAATGCAAACTTCGCTCGAAAGGTTAAAAGAAATCCCAAACCAGTTAAAGGCGGCAAATGACGGTTACAGGCAAAAACTATCATTATACAAAAATGGATTAACAGATATTGTTGATCTTGACGCAGCCTTGAATATTCTATACCGTGCCGAAACGGATTTCATGCAGGCTAAATACAACTATGCCAATGCGCTTTTCCAAAAAGCCATTACTCAAAACCAGGTAAATACAGTTTTAAACTTTTTAAAATAA
- a CDS encoding efflux RND transporter permease subunit has product MVTSALKRPITIIVITMSLLIFAVLSAINIPIDIFPKLNLPTIYVIESYGGMSPQQMEGFFATGLQNQFLYVDGVKNISSKSIQGLTIIKISFYETTNMAEASAQVALQVNRAQSFFPPGALPPQVVRYDASSLPVGELVLDSKSESLKDIYDLAATRIRPMFSTIPGLSAPPPFGSNARTIVFSIDPNKLRSFNLTPDQVVEALAKYNVMSPSGNLRVDNTMFLTTMNTLVKNSENFGNIPILTKNGVPIYIKDIARVTDAADVTVDYALINGKRSVYIPVVKTASASTWSVVQNLKSKLPEMQNLLPNDVKISYEFDQSVFVVNAVKSLMTEGGMGALLTGLMVLLFLRDWRSSLIVVITIPVSILIGVLLLGMFGQTINIMTLSGLALAIGILVDQATVTIENIHQHLEMGKSKKLAIYDACEEIAFPLLLILLCILAVFAPSFMMNGVPKAMFLPLSMSIGLTMIVSYIIAQTLVPILCNWMIKAERYQTYHHGKIHAHAGESLDSSEQQQVKMHQQQEEEHPEENDLFEKVKMRFIKIITHLMPRKKLLVPIYLAAVLLLAGIGFVVIGKDMMPKLNNGQFQIRLKEPQGTRLERTEDKFKQVLHIIDQTVNNHVKITSGYIGLVPSSFGSSNLYVFNTGTHEAVLQVNLDEDYKVNMDELKDALRKNISHVLPEMTITFEPIDMTEKIMSQGANTPIEVQVAGKDINQIEGYGNKVLAKLKQIPYLRDVQINQPLKYPIIAITLDRLKISQLGLNVSDVARSVTASTSSSRFTLKNLWLDEKNAYTYQVQAQIPEYVMNSMDELKEIPLVKGQSSPTLADVATFKQTTAPGEYDRTGPRRFITISANIYKKDLGSATTAVQKAVKSIGTPPKGLIAEIGGMSGLLTETLTSLQNGLGFAILVIFLLLAANYQSFKVSLTVLSTIPAVILGSITALLLTGSTLNLQSYMGMIMSTGVSVANAILIVTNAEKLRLDYKDATKAAITSASIRLRPILMTSLAMIAGMIPMASGMGEAGEQSAPLGRAVIGGLFASTLAALFILPMVFAWVQNKTTYDEPSLMPEELTTTTSLNTK; this is encoded by the coding sequence ATGGTCACATCTGCACTAAAAAGGCCTATTACTATAATAGTAATAACCATGAGCCTTTTGATATTTGCCGTGCTAAGTGCAATAAATATACCTATAGATATCTTCCCTAAATTAAACCTTCCCACTATTTATGTTATTGAATCGTACGGCGGTATGTCGCCGCAGCAAATGGAAGGCTTTTTCGCTACAGGCCTGCAAAATCAGTTTTTATATGTTGACGGCGTAAAAAACATCAGCAGCAAAAGCATCCAGGGGCTAACCATAATAAAAATATCATTTTACGAAACCACTAACATGGCAGAAGCTTCGGCCCAGGTTGCCTTACAGGTTAACCGGGCCCAGAGCTTTTTCCCTCCTGGTGCGCTGCCTCCCCAGGTAGTGCGATATGATGCATCATCATTACCTGTTGGTGAGCTGGTGCTGGATAGTAAGTCCGAGAGTTTAAAAGATATTTATGACCTTGCTGCCACGCGCATCCGCCCAATGTTTTCAACCATACCCGGGTTATCGGCCCCTCCGCCATTTGGTTCAAATGCCAGAACGATTGTTTTCAGCATTGATCCGAATAAATTACGGAGTTTTAACCTCACGCCCGACCAGGTTGTGGAAGCATTGGCAAAATACAATGTGATGTCCCCGTCAGGAAACCTCAGGGTAGATAACACCATGTTTTTAACTACCATGAACACACTGGTTAAAAATTCTGAGAACTTTGGAAACATTCCCATTCTTACAAAAAATGGAGTGCCTATTTATATAAAAGATATTGCCCGGGTTACCGATGCTGCCGATGTTACGGTTGATTACGCACTAATAAACGGCAAACGTTCTGTTTATATCCCCGTGGTTAAAACGGCGTCTGCATCTACATGGTCAGTAGTTCAAAACCTGAAAAGCAAGCTGCCTGAAATGCAGAATTTACTGCCAAACGATGTAAAGATCTCTTATGAGTTTGACCAGTCGGTCTTTGTGGTAAATGCGGTAAAAAGCTTAATGACCGAAGGTGGGATGGGTGCGCTGCTTACCGGTTTAATGGTGCTGTTGTTTTTACGGGACTGGCGAAGCAGTTTAATTGTAGTTATAACCATCCCGGTTTCTATATTAATTGGGGTATTACTGCTTGGTATGTTTGGCCAAACCATCAATATTATGACCTTAAGCGGGCTTGCGTTGGCGATAGGTATCCTGGTTGACCAGGCAACGGTTACTATTGAAAATATACACCAGCACCTGGAGATGGGAAAATCAAAAAAACTGGCAATTTACGATGCCTGCGAAGAAATAGCGTTCCCGCTATTGCTTATCTTATTATGTATCCTTGCCGTTTTCGCGCCTTCCTTCATGATGAATGGGGTACCCAAGGCCATGTTCCTGCCACTGTCCATGTCAATAGGCTTAACCATGATCGTTTCGTATATCATAGCGCAAACGTTAGTACCCATTCTATGTAACTGGATGATAAAAGCAGAACGTTACCAAACTTATCACCATGGTAAAATACATGCTCATGCCGGCGAATCATTAGATAGCAGCGAACAGCAACAGGTAAAAATGCATCAGCAACAGGAAGAAGAGCATCCGGAAGAAAACGATCTTTTTGAAAAGGTGAAAATGCGTTTTATAAAAATTATAACCCATTTAATGCCCCGTAAAAAACTGCTTGTGCCCATTTACCTCGCCGCTGTGTTACTGCTTGCAGGAATTGGATTTGTGGTGATAGGCAAGGATATGATGCCCAAACTAAATAATGGACAATTCCAGATCCGGCTAAAAGAACCGCAGGGCACGCGCCTGGAACGCACGGAAGATAAGTTTAAGCAGGTACTTCATATTATTGACCAAACAGTAAACAACCACGTAAAAATAACCTCAGGCTATATAGGTTTAGTCCCGAGCAGTTTTGGAAGCAGCAACCTTTATGTTTTTAATACCGGCACACACGAGGCCGTGTTACAGGTAAATCTGGACGAAGATTATAAGGTGAATATGGATGAGCTTAAGGATGCGCTGCGCAAGAACATATCACATGTATTGCCAGAAATGACAATCACTTTTGAACCCATCGACATGACTGAAAAGATCATGAGCCAGGGTGCGAATACGCCAATTGAAGTTCAGGTAGCCGGAAAGGACATTAATCAGATTGAAGGTTATGGAAACAAGGTATTAGCAAAATTGAAGCAAATCCCTTATTTGCGCGATGTCCAGATAAACCAACCTTTGAAATACCCTATTATAGCAATTACGCTTGACCGTTTAAAGATTTCACAATTAGGTTTAAATGTGAGTGATGTAGCGCGCTCAGTTACTGCAAGTACGTCTTCGAGCCGCTTTACATTAAAAAACCTGTGGCTTGATGAAAAGAATGCTTACACCTACCAGGTACAAGCGCAAATACCGGAGTATGTAATGAACAGTATGGATGAATTGAAGGAAATTCCTTTGGTAAAAGGTCAAAGCAGCCCTACCCTTGCTGATGTTGCTACTTTTAAACAAACAACAGCTCCCGGAGAATATGATCGTACCGGCCCCAGAAGGTTTATAACCATAAGCGCCAATATTTATAAAAAGGATCTTGGCAGCGCAACAACTGCTGTTCAAAAAGCGGTAAAATCAATCGGAACCCCGCCAAAAGGGCTGATTGCGGAAATTGGAGGTATGTCAGGCCTGTTAACAGAAACACTAACCAGCTTACAAAACGGACTTGGATTTGCCATCTTGGTTATCTTTTTGCTGCTGGCTGCAAATTACCAGTCGTTCAAAGTTTCTCTTACTGTTTTATCAACAATTCCGGCAGTAATCCTGGGTTCAATAACCGCGCTCTTATTAACGGGCTCAACCCTTAATTTACAATCGTACATGGGAATGATCATGTCGACAGGTGTATCTGTTGCAAACGCGATCCTTATTGTAACTAATGCCGAAAAACTAAGGCTTGATTATAAAGACGCAACAAAGGCTGCTATTACAAGTGCATCTATCCGCTTAAGGCCAATTTTAATGACAAGCCTCGCTATGATAGCTGGTATGATCCCCATGGCATCGGGAATGGGCGAAGCAGGAGAGCAATCGGCTCCGCTTGGCCGTGCTGTAATTGGCGGTCTCTTCGCTTCTACCCTGGCAGCGTTGTTTATTTTACCAATGGTTTTTGCGTGGGTGCAAAATAAGACAACCTACGACGAGCCATCACTGATGCCTGAAGAACTAACAACAACCACATCTTTAAACACAAAATAA
- a CDS encoding efflux RND transporter periplasmic adaptor subunit, with translation MKSKAYLLIAVTCFFAACSGNQKPVDITKDSKKTTAKYNFCTVTEKALSSSARLPGQLIPFNEVNIFPKVNGFVKQLFVDRGSIVKKGQLLVILEAPEMESQLQAANSRYLQQKETAQASKEKYQRLKDAAKEPGSVSPLDLDNAAAKMKADEAMAQSEYSNVASVRTMQGYLHIYAPFDGMIVQRNVSPGALVAPGKATDQPMLILQDIHKMRLEVQIPEDYVDKVDLSKPVSFTFNAMPGQQQTAKISRSANALGSMRSEAIEIDVLNKNGALKPGMYAEVNIPMLSGAKSLLVPNDAIIRSTEKEYIIRDSNGKADLVDVKEGLASNNSTEVFGNLKANDKVLLHASDEIKQGDQLN, from the coding sequence ATGAAATCAAAAGCCTATTTATTAATAGCGGTTACCTGTTTTTTTGCTGCATGTTCAGGCAATCAAAAACCGGTTGATATAACTAAAGACTCAAAAAAGACTACAGCAAAGTATAATTTTTGTACAGTAACCGAAAAAGCTCTTTCCAGTTCGGCACGATTGCCCGGGCAGCTTATCCCTTTTAATGAGGTTAACATATTTCCAAAAGTTAACGGGTTTGTAAAACAGCTATTTGTTGACCGGGGATCAATTGTTAAAAAAGGACAACTGCTTGTGATTCTTGAAGCGCCCGAAATGGAATCCCAGCTCCAGGCAGCCAATTCGCGCTATTTACAGCAGAAAGAGACTGCACAGGCCAGTAAAGAAAAGTATCAGCGCCTGAAAGACGCAGCTAAAGAACCTGGGTCAGTTTCCCCGTTAGACCTTGATAACGCAGCTGCTAAAATGAAAGCTGATGAGGCTATGGCGCAATCGGAGTATTCAAATGTCGCATCTGTTAGAACAATGCAAGGCTACCTGCACATTTATGCGCCTTTTGACGGGATGATTGTTCAGCGTAACGTATCCCCGGGTGCACTGGTTGCGCCGGGAAAAGCCACAGATCAACCGATGCTGATATTACAGGATATTCATAAAATGCGCCTTGAGGTACAGATTCCTGAAGATTATGTTGACAAGGTAGATTTAAGTAAACCTGTGTCATTTACTTTTAATGCAATGCCTGGCCAGCAGCAAACGGCAAAAATAAGCCGTTCGGCAAATGCATTGGGAAGTATGCGTTCAGAAGCTATTGAAATTGATGTATTAAATAAAAACGGTGCACTGAAGCCGGGAATGTATGCTGAAGTAAACATCCCTATGCTATCAGGCGCAAAATCGCTGCTTGTCCCTAATGATGCAATTATCCGCTCTACTGAAAAAGAATACATCATTAGAGATAGCAACGGTAAAGCCGACCTTGTAGATGTTAAGGAAGGGCTTGCAAGTAATAACAGTACCGAAGTGTTTGGAAATCTTAAAGCTAACGACAAGGTTTTACTTCATGCCTCGGATGAAATTAAACAAGGCGACCAGCTAAATTAA
- a CDS encoding MarR family winged helix-turn-helix transcriptional regulator — protein sequence MNVNESISSQLKRIARLYTRRLSVDLTNLKINGYYEVLLTLYDQKEFLTQKKLSMLLHIDKSRMVNIIYYLTQKGYTYVEQNKLDRREHFVFLSNKGEDIIPLIKSAVLKNNLLLRAGITENEFDSFMTVLSMVENNLLTAL from the coding sequence ATGAATGTGAACGAATCTATTTCGAGCCAGTTAAAGCGCATAGCCAGGTTATATACCAGGCGCCTGTCGGTTGACCTCACCAACCTGAAAATCAATGGTTACTACGAGGTTTTGCTCACCTTGTATGACCAAAAAGAATTTCTGACTCAAAAAAAATTATCAATGTTGTTGCACATAGATAAATCACGCATGGTGAATATCATTTATTATTTAACCCAGAAAGGTTATACTTATGTTGAACAAAATAAGCTGGACAGAAGAGAGCACTTTGTATTCCTTTCTAACAAAGGAGAAGATATTATCCCGCTTATAAAGAGCGCCGTTTTAAAAAATAATTTATTATTAAGAGCGGGCATTACCGAAAATGAGTTTGATAGTTTTATGACCGTGCTGTCAATGGTTGAAAACAACCTGTTAACTGCCTTATAA
- a CDS encoding PepSY-like domain-containing protein has product MKIIRLPGVLLIALSLFASSNSLAQASLKVIPQNVIEAFKTKYPKGAVKNWKSETNEYTVKFTMDKQKYISSYDQEGNWIQTVRKINWTWDLPKPVQNAVKHSKYSDWTVDEIKELWDCSGHFFQLFIDNGNLQIDAFHENIFIENWVIEFNTNGDLTEKKRLDNATSKGYK; this is encoded by the coding sequence ATGAAAATTATCAGACTACCCGGCGTTTTACTTATCGCCCTTTCCTTGTTTGCTTCCAGCAATAGCTTAGCTCAGGCAAGTTTAAAAGTAATTCCGCAGAATGTTATTGAAGCATTTAAAACAAAATATCCAAAAGGAGCGGTTAAAAACTGGAAATCAGAAACTAATGAATACACTGTAAAATTTACCATGGATAAACAAAAATACATCTCCAGTTACGATCAGGAAGGTAACTGGATTCAAACAGTACGCAAAATTAACTGGACATGGGATTTACCCAAACCGGTACAAAACGCTGTTAAACACAGCAAGTATTCAGACTGGACCGTTGACGAAATAAAAGAACTATGGGATTGTTCAGGACATTTTTTTCAACTATTTATTGATAACGGAAATTTACAAATAGATGCATTTCATGAGAATATCTTCATTGAAAATTGGGTAATAGAATTTAATACTAACGGAGACCTTACTGAAAAAAAACGACTTGATAATGCAACTTCCAAAGGATATAAATAA
- a CDS encoding acyltransferase family protein, whose protein sequence is MEKASRLGNIDFLKGVLIILVIAGHVLQGPVQQNFLRYIIYSFHMPVFIGISGYLFNSTKNSNLSILGLINKYWLRIIVPWIIAVIVYALILNPHFGGINKEIHFIEHSFLSPFYHLWFIPGFLSWVLITWVAKKLKISDVYFLIISAIISIVALIFNYYPELYHQTPVNSTIIIILHTFKPYYLVFFVFGNYLKSHHFSFNMAAIKIAAISSLAGIILMFFFNSIILSIVLLFVFNALLLIILTDAAQKNTFPHSDKLEWIGKNSLGIYLWHVLPINILERLLGTGNLPLFYTVTIATELAFLFVMMQITKIKLINKYVFGMV, encoded by the coding sequence ATGGAAAAAGCATCAAGACTCGGAAATATTGATTTTTTAAAAGGTGTGTTAATAATTCTTGTTATCGCGGGCCATGTTTTACAGGGGCCGGTCCAACAAAATTTTTTAAGATATATTATATATAGTTTTCATATGCCTGTTTTTATCGGCATTAGCGGTTATCTTTTCAACAGTACAAAAAATTCCAATCTTTCTATCTTAGGTTTAATTAATAAATATTGGCTCAGAATAATTGTACCGTGGATAATTGCCGTAATAGTTTATGCACTTATACTGAATCCACATTTTGGTGGCATTAATAAGGAAATTCATTTTATAGAGCATTCTTTTTTGAGCCCATTTTATCACCTTTGGTTTATTCCCGGCTTTTTGAGTTGGGTACTTATAACATGGGTAGCAAAAAAGCTTAAAATCTCTGACGTGTACTTTTTGATCATTAGCGCAATTATCTCCATCGTAGCGCTCATTTTTAATTATTACCCGGAGCTATATCACCAAACTCCTGTTAACAGCACTATAATAATCATCCTGCATACTTTTAAACCCTATTATTTAGTGTTCTTTGTATTTGGCAACTATTTAAAGTCACACCATTTTTCCTTTAACATGGCTGCTATAAAAATTGCAGCCATTAGCAGTTTAGCCGGAATAATTTTAATGTTTTTTTTCAATAGTATTATATTGAGCATCGTTTTGTTATTTGTTTTTAATGCTTTGCTATTAATTATTTTAACAGATGCTGCACAGAAAAACACATTTCCTCATTCTGATAAGTTAGAGTGGATCGGTAAAAATTCATTAGGTATCTATTTATGGCATGTTTTGCCTATCAATATTCTTGAACGGCTTTTGGGCACAGGGAATTTACCACTATTTTACACCGTAACAATCGCCACGGAACTAGCTTTTCTTTTTGTGATGATGCAGATCACAAAGATTAAACTAATCAACAAGTATGTGTTCGGAATGGTTTAG